The Cohnella abietis genome has a segment encoding these proteins:
- a CDS encoding ABC transporter ATP-binding protein: MSQAPVVSLQNVTKVIGKRTIIDRVSFEVQPGEVFGFLGPNGSGKTTTIRMIVGLMGMTSGDIQIANHSVRTEFPKAIVHVGAIVENPEMYKFLTGYQNLLHFARMNPSITKERIQEVIELVGLQGRIHDKVKKYSLGMRQRLGVAQAVLHKPKLLVLDEPTNGLDPAGIRELRDYLRRLARDEGTSVVVSSHLLSEMELMCDRIAILQNGKIIDVRSIRGQTSDAATTEEVYFEVDHPDAALGILEGKGSGRIVDGQLALSLDRAGIAEQNRRLVEAGINVYGIRVKTKSLEDQFLEMTGSESIG; this comes from the coding sequence ATGTCACAGGCTCCCGTCGTCAGTTTGCAGAACGTGACTAAGGTCATAGGCAAACGAACGATTATCGACCGCGTGTCCTTTGAGGTACAGCCGGGCGAAGTATTTGGGTTTTTAGGTCCTAATGGATCAGGAAAAACGACAACGATCAGAATGATTGTTGGATTGATGGGTATGACCTCAGGGGATATCCAAATTGCTAATCATAGTGTTCGTACGGAATTTCCGAAAGCGATCGTACATGTTGGCGCTATTGTAGAAAACCCGGAAATGTATAAGTTTCTGACTGGCTACCAGAATCTACTTCATTTCGCTCGGATGAATCCTTCCATCACGAAGGAAAGAATTCAAGAGGTTATTGAGCTTGTAGGCTTACAGGGTCGTATCCACGATAAGGTTAAGAAGTATTCCCTTGGAATGCGCCAGCGTCTAGGTGTTGCACAAGCAGTGTTGCATAAGCCTAAGCTACTGGTGCTAGATGAGCCGACGAATGGATTGGATCCTGCAGGGATTCGTGAGCTTAGAGACTATTTGCGCCGGTTAGCACGGGATGAAGGGACGTCTGTCGTTGTTTCCTCTCATTTATTGTCCGAAATGGAGCTTATGTGCGATCGGATTGCCATTTTGCAAAATGGTAAAATTATTGATGTCCGCTCCATCAGGGGGCAAACGAGCGATGCAGCAACGACGGAAGAGGTTTATTTCGAGGTTGATCATCCGGATGCCGCACTTGGTATTTTGGAGGGGAAAGGCTCAGGGCGGATTGTGGATGGCCAGCTAGCCCTTTCGTTGGATCGAGCGGGAATAGCCGAGCAGAACCGTCGTTTGGTAGAGGCCGGTATTAATGTCTATGGAATTCGTGTGAAGACGAAGTCGTTGGAAGACCAATTCCTCGAGATGACGGGGAGTGAATCTATTGGTTAA
- a CDS encoding helix-turn-helix domain-containing protein — translation MNIGSRLAFLRDQRGLTQEELATSLGISRAALSHYEKNRREPDTETLGKVADLFQVSLDYLVGRTHQSSVTLDPEVRQFTDELELADVELLERFALTIDGRKLTAEEARRFIAFVRAERNMSNS, via the coding sequence ATGAATATCGGCAGTCGTCTCGCCTTTCTAAGAGACCAGCGCGGTTTAACTCAAGAAGAGCTAGCTACTTCCCTTGGTATCTCACGTGCGGCGTTATCCCACTATGAGAAAAACCGTAGAGAACCCGATACGGAAACTTTAGGTAAAGTAGCGGACTTATTCCAAGTTTCCTTAGATTATCTGGTTGGAAGAACCCATCAGTCTTCAGTCACATTAGATCCTGAAGTTCGTCAGTTTACAGACGAGCTCGAATTAGCAGATGTGGAATTACTAGAACGTTTCGCACTCACAATCGATGGACGCAAGCTTACTGCTGAGGAAGCACGTCGTTTCATTGCCTTTGTTCGTGCAGAGCGTAATATGAGCAACAGCTAA
- a CDS encoding PilZ domain-containing protein, whose amino-acid sequence MEDEIQEHRREHIRFELTTPLYAELSLLRVQEREIGSRSQRVMLNNISLGGCQFKTHLQIPLRDDVEWLLKLKLGHYLIQLKAVVVNVAEDEGLYLYGVKWILTGLEKQSFQYRLNEYLRIMLISSPHIYKLYQKIADRSNDGQFKQLDVSS is encoded by the coding sequence ATGGAAGACGAAATACAGGAGCATCGTCGTGAGCATATTCGTTTCGAATTAACCACACCATTATATGCCGAATTATCCCTATTACGGGTTCAGGAAAGGGAAATCGGCAGTCGTTCACAACGCGTTATGCTTAACAACATAAGCTTGGGTGGCTGTCAATTCAAAACACATTTGCAAATTCCTTTGCGGGACGATGTTGAATGGCTCCTTAAGCTTAAATTAGGTCATTATCTCATCCAGCTAAAAGCAGTTGTCGTGAATGTGGCCGAAGATGAAGGTTTATATTTGTACGGGGTGAAATGGATACTGACAGGGCTGGAAAAGCAATCGTTCCAATATCGCCTAAATGAGTATTTAAGAATAATGCTAATATCTAGCCCTCATATTTATAAGCTATATCAGAAAATAGCAGATCGCAGCAATGATGGGCAGTTCAAACAATTGGATGTTTCATCTTAG
- a CDS encoding LCP family glycopolymer transferase, with product MLKRARIIRIVLYSLLTILVLTLISGGYVWYSMHKTISAMYEPLPSTKWVEPVFESETLPSESPDPVDNSSNNNEQTTQAAVNPLFTLTANTLDDIGAERLRHPSLSKEDPFSMLILGVDERPGDRGRSDTMILLTLLPQQEAAVAISIPRDTRVLMPNSGKYDKINHAYAFGGTSLAVEAVEKLFGVPIAYYMKTNMEGYVKIVDTLNGVDVTNAREFTSIFHFPKGSQHLNGDQALAYIRMRKEDPQGDFGRTQRQRDVLTDAIKRVTSVSSITKLPKLLSLLADNVKTNLTAQNMLDLAKDYKPLIKKVDTLILDGKGTMINGIYYYTVTPEERKKIQDQLLSYLNVN from the coding sequence ATGTTGAAAAGGGCTCGAATCATTCGGATAGTTCTATACTCTCTATTAACGATACTGGTTCTTACATTAATAAGTGGAGGTTATGTTTGGTATTCCATGCATAAAACAATAAGTGCTATGTATGAGCCTCTTCCTTCTACCAAGTGGGTTGAGCCTGTTTTCGAGTCAGAGACGCTACCAAGTGAGTCACCTGATCCCGTTGACAATTCTTCCAATAATAATGAGCAAACGACTCAAGCTGCTGTGAATCCTCTCTTTACACTTACTGCTAACACTCTAGATGATATTGGAGCAGAGCGGCTGCGCCACCCGAGCTTATCTAAGGAAGATCCTTTTAGCATGCTCATACTTGGAGTTGATGAAAGACCGGGTGATCGTGGGCGAAGCGATACTATGATTTTGCTCACACTACTGCCTCAGCAGGAAGCAGCCGTTGCGATTTCTATTCCTCGAGATACAAGAGTTCTTATGCCTAATTCAGGTAAATACGATAAAATAAATCACGCTTATGCCTTCGGAGGAACATCTTTGGCCGTCGAGGCAGTTGAGAAGTTATTCGGAGTACCTATTGCTTATTACATGAAAACGAATATGGAAGGCTATGTGAAAATCGTTGATACTCTAAATGGGGTGGACGTAACCAACGCTCGCGAATTTACTTCCATCTTCCATTTCCCTAAAGGATCACAGCATTTGAATGGAGATCAGGCATTGGCATATATTCGAATGCGTAAGGAAGATCCACAAGGAGATTTCGGCAGAACACAGAGACAGCGCGATGTTCTTACGGATGCCATCAAACGTGTTACTAGTGTAAGCTCCATCACGAAGCTTCCCAAGCTGTTATCACTTCTCGCAGATAATGTTAAAACTAATCTAACCGCTCAGAATATGCTTGATTTAGCGAAGGACTACAAACCCTTAATAAAGAAAGTGGACACGTTGATCTTAGATGGCAAGGGAACAATGATCAATGGAATTTATTATTATACCGTGACACCAGAGGAGCGTAAGAAGATTCAAGATCAGCTGCTCAGTTACTTAAATGTGAACTAA
- a CDS encoding ABC transporter permease has product MNLIKNENMKIFRRVRTWIMLGITIGLPILISIIVLLASGSDAPTSWAIMNIETTIMFVLITMFTVVIASETVAGEFTWGTIKLLLIRPWSRSAILLSKYLSTLLFALILTVITFIVTWLINMAVFSSSSDSDVLSSVVGMSNMEYMLKFYLYEFITLIIIVTFGFMMSSAFRSSGLAIGLSITLLFAGSIITNLLSLTNKAWVEYILFMHLNLTSYIENADGPFHNHPMSLGFSLSILAGYFVLFNLISWTVFRKRDIAG; this is encoded by the coding sequence ATGAACCTCATTAAGAACGAGAATATGAAAATTTTTCGTCGTGTTCGGACTTGGATTATGTTGGGGATCACAATTGGATTGCCTATCCTAATTTCAATCATAGTGCTTTTAGCTAGTGGCTCTGATGCACCAACGAGCTGGGCTATAATGAATATTGAAACAACGATAATGTTTGTCTTAATTACGATGTTTACCGTTGTTATCGCTTCTGAAACAGTGGCCGGTGAGTTTACATGGGGGACAATTAAATTATTATTGATTCGTCCATGGAGTCGCTCTGCTATATTGTTATCGAAATATTTATCAACACTACTTTTTGCTCTTATTCTTACCGTGATTACATTTATCGTAACTTGGCTGATTAATATGGCCGTATTCAGTAGCTCTAGCGATTCAGATGTTTTATCTTCAGTAGTAGGCATGTCAAATATGGAGTACATGCTTAAGTTTTACTTGTATGAATTCATAACCCTTATTATCATTGTAACGTTTGGCTTTATGATGTCATCCGCATTCCGCAGTAGTGGCTTGGCAATTGGATTGTCTATTACGCTGCTGTTTGCAGGCTCTATCATTACAAACTTATTGTCACTGACGAATAAGGCATGGGTTGAATATATACTATTCATGCATTTGAATCTCACAAGCTATATCGAGAACGCAGATGGCCCTTTCCATAACCACCCGATGTCACTCGGCTTTTCTCTCTCCATACTTGCGGGTTATTTCGTCTTATTTAACCTCATCTCTTGGACAGTATTTCGGAAACGTGATATTGCGGGTTAA
- the gltB gene encoding glutamate synthase large subunit, which translates to MIEMRKGLPVKQGMYDPRFEKDACGMGFVAHIKGQKSHEIVEQALTLLFNMEHRGGQGSEPNTGDGAGILLQIPHRFFQKEAIKLGFSLPDEGLYAVGMVFLPQEEAARRNHEEIFEAIIVEEGQTLLGWRTVPTNDDTLGESSKKVKPFVRQAFIARSEELTSDMAFERKLYVIRKRAEQAIRYSGIEGADMFYFPSFSSKKIVYKGMLTTEQVGHFYEELHNPELETAMALVHSRFSTNTFPSWERAHPFNYLIHNGEINTLQGNVNWMRARQTLFNSELFGDDINKVKPVIAPDGSDTAMFDNTFEFMYLSGRSMAHAAMMMVPEPWQNDEHMDEEKRAFYEYHACLMEPWDGPAAVGFTDGVQIGAILDRNGLRPARYYVTKDDLIVLASEAGVVDIPEEDIVLKDRLRPGRILLVDTKEGRIISDEEVKRSIVTEHPYREWLDDHLIDLEDLPDAAELPEPDHDTVQQRQQAFGYTFEDIRKVMEPMALTGVEPLASMGYDSPLAVLSEKPQRLFNYFKQLFAQVTNPPIDAIREEIVTSTYTTVGPERNLLDPEPESCRHIRLYTPILSNEEFAKLRHVHRPGFKSITLPIFFQAKDGEAGLREALQLLCTAADRLISKGHNILILSDKGTDAENAAIPSLLAVSTLHHHLIRQGTRTKVSILLESGEPREVHHFALLLGYGVSAVNPYLAFETLDDLIREGMMRNISHEKAVKNFIKAATKGVVKVLSKMGISTIQSYRGAQIFEAVGLNTEVIDQYFTGTASRIEGVGFDVITQETLVAHLRAFSTQEGASPELDSGGDYQWRKDGEDHLFNPQTIHTLQMATRTGNYNTYKKYSALVQGEYEQVRTLRSLLKFNSKQPSVPIEEVEPIEEIFKRFKTGAMSFGSISKEAHESLAIAMNRIGGKSNSGEGGEDSARYIPDANGDSRRSAIKQVASGRFGVTSYYLSNAEEIQIKMAQGAKPGEGGQLMGRKVYPWVAEVRGTTPGVGLISPPPHHDIYSIEDLAELIHDLKNANPRARINVKLVSEVGVGTIAAGVAKGRADVILVSGYDGGTGASPIGSIRHAGLPWELGLAETHQTLILNNLRDRVVVETDGKMMTGRDIAIAALLGAEEFGFSTAPLVVLGCIMMRVCQLDTCPVGVATQNPELRKKFMGDPDHAVNFMKFVAQELREIMAELGFRTVQEMVGRVDRLDTNNAVSHYKTQGIDLTPLLHMPELPEGSFRYNAKGQNHLLEESLDMQSLLEAAAPALESKQQVKAVFPIKNTNRVVGTIVGAEVTNRYGKDGLPADTIQFHFVGTAGQSFGAFIPKGMTLTLEGDSNDYVGKGLSGGKIAIYPSVKSSFKAEDNVIIGNTALYGATSGEAYIRGAAGERFAVRNSGANVVVEGVGDHGCEYMTGGRVVVLGKTGRNFAAGMSGGISYVIDWDGEFVNRCNFEMVGLERLEEEAEISEVHGLIQNHVQYTNSDLGRLVLADWNNMVKKFVKIIPKDYKRMMEQIAKVQAQGLSGEKALLAAFEANMRDLSRAGGN; encoded by the coding sequence ATGATAGAGATGCGCAAAGGTCTACCTGTCAAACAGGGGATGTACGACCCACGTTTCGAGAAGGATGCATGCGGGATGGGTTTCGTCGCGCATATTAAAGGGCAGAAATCCCATGAAATCGTTGAGCAGGCATTAACGCTACTGTTTAACATGGAGCATCGCGGCGGGCAAGGCAGCGAGCCTAACACGGGGGATGGAGCAGGAATACTGCTGCAAATTCCACATCGTTTCTTTCAGAAAGAGGCGATTAAGCTTGGCTTTTCCCTACCTGATGAAGGCTTATATGCTGTAGGTATGGTGTTCCTTCCGCAAGAAGAAGCAGCGCGTCGCAACCATGAGGAAATATTTGAGGCTATTATTGTAGAAGAAGGCCAAACACTTCTGGGCTGGCGTACGGTTCCGACGAATGACGATACATTGGGCGAATCCTCTAAGAAGGTGAAGCCGTTCGTTCGTCAAGCGTTTATTGCACGCTCTGAAGAATTGACCAGCGATATGGCATTCGAGCGCAAGCTTTACGTCATCCGCAAGCGTGCCGAGCAAGCGATTCGGTATTCTGGTATCGAAGGCGCGGACATGTTCTATTTTCCGAGCTTCTCGAGCAAAAAAATTGTATACAAGGGAATGCTGACGACCGAGCAGGTGGGGCATTTCTACGAGGAGCTACACAATCCAGAGCTGGAAACGGCTATGGCGCTTGTTCACTCGCGGTTTAGCACGAATACATTCCCAAGCTGGGAAAGAGCCCATCCGTTTAACTACTTGATTCACAATGGTGAGATCAACACCCTGCAGGGCAATGTGAACTGGATGCGTGCACGTCAAACTCTGTTTAATTCAGAGCTGTTCGGAGATGACATTAATAAAGTTAAACCAGTAATCGCTCCGGATGGTTCCGACACGGCTATGTTTGATAATACTTTTGAGTTCATGTATTTGTCTGGACGCTCCATGGCCCATGCGGCAATGATGATGGTTCCGGAGCCGTGGCAAAATGATGAGCATATGGATGAGGAGAAAAGAGCCTTCTACGAATACCATGCTTGTTTGATGGAGCCTTGGGATGGACCAGCAGCAGTAGGGTTCACGGATGGTGTGCAAATCGGTGCTATCCTCGACCGTAACGGCTTGCGACCAGCTCGTTACTATGTAACGAAGGACGATCTAATTGTCCTCGCATCCGAAGCAGGTGTTGTGGATATTCCTGAAGAGGATATCGTTTTGAAGGATCGTCTGCGTCCAGGTCGTATTTTGTTAGTAGATACGAAGGAAGGTCGCATCATCTCTGATGAAGAAGTAAAGCGTTCAATCGTAACCGAGCATCCTTACCGCGAGTGGTTAGATGATCATTTGATCGATTTGGAAGATCTTCCTGATGCAGCAGAGCTACCTGAACCGGATCACGATACGGTTCAACAGCGTCAGCAGGCTTTCGGCTATACATTCGAGGATATTCGCAAAGTTATGGAGCCAATGGCGTTAACCGGTGTTGAGCCATTAGCATCTATGGGGTATGACTCCCCTCTAGCTGTGCTTTCTGAGAAGCCGCAACGATTGTTCAACTATTTCAAACAATTATTCGCACAAGTAACGAATCCACCGATTGATGCCATTCGTGAGGAAATTGTTACTTCAACTTATACAACAGTCGGACCTGAGCGTAATTTGCTCGATCCTGAGCCAGAAAGCTGCCGCCATATCCGTCTCTATACGCCTATTCTATCGAACGAGGAATTCGCGAAGCTGCGACATGTTCACCGTCCCGGCTTCAAATCCATTACTCTGCCGATCTTCTTCCAGGCCAAGGACGGAGAAGCTGGCTTGCGTGAAGCTCTTCAGCTACTATGCACAGCTGCTGATCGCTTAATTTCTAAAGGCCATAATATTCTCATTCTGTCTGACAAAGGAACAGATGCTGAGAATGCGGCTATTCCTTCCTTGCTGGCTGTGTCGACGCTTCATCATCACTTAATTCGTCAAGGCACTCGGACAAAGGTAAGCATTCTGCTCGAATCTGGAGAGCCACGGGAAGTTCATCATTTCGCTCTGCTACTAGGTTATGGCGTAAGCGCGGTTAATCCGTACTTGGCTTTCGAGACACTTGATGATCTTATTCGCGAAGGCATGATGCGAAATATTTCCCACGAGAAAGCTGTTAAGAATTTTATTAAAGCAGCTACCAAAGGCGTCGTTAAGGTGTTGTCCAAGATGGGGATTTCCACTATTCAATCTTATCGAGGTGCTCAAATTTTTGAAGCCGTCGGCTTGAATACAGAAGTCATTGATCAATACTTTACAGGAACAGCATCTCGCATCGAGGGTGTGGGCTTTGACGTTATTACACAGGAAACTCTTGTCGCTCATCTTCGGGCATTTTCCACGCAGGAAGGTGCTAGCCCTGAGCTTGATTCCGGTGGCGATTACCAGTGGCGTAAAGACGGGGAAGACCATCTCTTTAATCCGCAGACTATTCATACACTGCAGATGGCCACTCGTACTGGCAATTACAATACGTACAAGAAATATTCTGCTCTCGTTCAAGGTGAATATGAACAAGTACGCACGTTGCGTTCCTTACTGAAATTTAACTCGAAACAGCCGTCTGTGCCGATTGAAGAAGTAGAGCCAATTGAGGAAATTTTCAAAAGGTTCAAAACCGGTGCGATGTCATTCGGCTCAATTAGCAAAGAAGCGCATGAATCATTGGCTATCGCAATGAATCGAATTGGAGGGAAGTCCAATTCCGGTGAAGGCGGAGAGGATTCTGCAAGATATATTCCAGATGCGAATGGGGATTCTCGTCGCAGCGCGATCAAGCAAGTAGCTTCTGGACGCTTCGGCGTAACTAGCTATTATCTCTCTAACGCAGAAGAGATACAGATCAAGATGGCACAGGGAGCTAAGCCTGGAGAAGGCGGCCAGCTGATGGGACGCAAGGTGTATCCGTGGGTAGCTGAGGTTAGGGGAACGACACCAGGTGTTGGTCTGATTTCACCTCCTCCGCATCACGACATCTACTCAATCGAGGATCTAGCTGAGCTTATTCACGATCTGAAGAATGCTAATCCGCGTGCGCGTATTAACGTTAAGCTTGTATCAGAGGTTGGTGTCGGAACGATTGCAGCCGGCGTTGCCAAAGGTCGTGCCGATGTTATCCTTGTCAGTGGATATGATGGCGGAACAGGAGCTTCTCCAATAGGCTCGATCCGGCATGCGGGTTTACCTTGGGAGCTAGGTCTTGCGGAGACGCATCAGACTCTCATTCTTAACAACTTGCGTGATCGTGTAGTCGTGGAAACCGACGGTAAAATGATGACAGGACGAGACATTGCTATTGCGGCATTGCTCGGTGCTGAGGAGTTTGGCTTTTCAACGGCTCCACTTGTTGTTCTGGGCTGCATTATGATGCGGGTTTGTCAGTTGGATACTTGTCCGGTTGGCGTTGCCACGCAAAATCCTGAGCTTCGCAAGAAGTTCATGGGTGATCCAGATCATGCCGTTAACTTCATGAAGTTCGTGGCGCAGGAGCTCCGTGAGATTATGGCAGAGCTTGGCTTCCGCACTGTGCAAGAGATGGTCGGACGCGTTGATCGTCTAGACACGAATAATGCGGTCAGTCACTACAAAACGCAGGGAATCGATTTGACTCCGCTGCTTCATATGCCAGAGCTGCCTGAAGGCTCGTTCCGTTATAATGCCAAAGGCCAGAATCATTTGCTCGAGGAATCGCTTGATATGCAATCCTTGCTTGAAGCGGCTGCCCCAGCTCTTGAAAGCAAGCAGCAGGTAAAAGCTGTGTTTCCGATTAAGAACACAAATCGTGTTGTCGGAACGATTGTCGGTGCTGAGGTGACGAACCGTTACGGTAAGGATGGCTTGCCTGCAGACACGATACAATTCCATTTTGTCGGAACCGCTGGACAAAGCTTCGGAGCGTTCATTCCTAAAGGAATGACCTTAACGCTTGAAGGTGATTCTAACGACTATGTGGGCAAAGGGCTGTCAGGTGGTAAAATTGCTATCTATCCATCAGTAAAATCTTCATTTAAGGCTGAGGATAACGTCATTATTGGTAATACGGCGCTTTACGGAGCGACAAGCGGCGAAGCCTATATTCGCGGTGCAGCGGGTGAAAGGTTTGCAGTTCGTAATAGTGGTGCCAATGTTGTTGTTGAAGGCGTGGGCGATCACGGCTGCGAATATATGACTGGCGGTCGCGTTGTAGTATTAGGCAAAACTGGGCGGAATTTCGCTGCAGGGATGTCCGGAGGTATTTCCTACGTCATCGACTGGGATGGGGAATTCGTTAATCGCTGTAACTTCGAGATGGTTGGTTTGGAGCGTCTGGAGGAAGAAGCGGAGATTTCGGAAGTTCACGGACTGATCCAAAACCATGTTCAATATACGAATAGTGATCTTGGACGTCTGGTGCTAGCGGATTGGAACAACATGGTAAAGAAATTTGTGAAAATCATTCCTAAGGATTACAAACGGATGATGGAGCAGATTGCTAAAGTTCAAGCGCAAGGTCTTAGTGGAGAAAAAGCGCTGCTTGCTGCTTTCGAAGCCAACATGCGCGATTTATCCCGTGCTGGTGGCAACTAA
- a CDS encoding CpsD/CapB family tyrosine-protein kinase, whose amino-acid sequence MSANNRKIITYENPFSPISEAYKTLRTNLHWSSIDRPVQTILVTSTEKNTGKSLTVVNMAVSFAQLGKKVVIVDCDLRKPTQHEYFMKSNRNGLSRLLEGHYQLEQCLVDTHIEHLKLLPSGIIPTNPAELLESSRMSKLLEELKTLFDVIIIDSPPALVVTDAHILAPKCDGVVFVIRSGKTKKELAQKALTYLKYANAHILGIVLNDQRDMKREIQYGYGNKG is encoded by the coding sequence ATGTCAGCTAACAACCGAAAGATCATAACGTATGAAAATCCATTCTCCCCCATTTCAGAGGCCTACAAAACTTTAAGAACGAATCTTCATTGGTCGTCAATTGATCGACCGGTACAAACGATACTCGTAACCTCAACAGAGAAAAATACCGGTAAGTCTCTTACCGTTGTTAATATGGCAGTTTCATTTGCCCAGCTAGGCAAGAAGGTAGTCATCGTCGATTGCGATTTAAGAAAGCCAACCCAGCATGAGTACTTCATGAAGTCCAATCGTAATGGACTGTCACGCCTGCTCGAAGGGCATTATCAATTGGAGCAATGTCTAGTCGACACGCATATTGAGCATTTAAAGCTTCTTCCCTCCGGTATAATCCCGACCAACCCAGCAGAATTGTTAGAGTCCAGCAGAATGTCAAAGCTTCTAGAGGAATTAAAAACTTTATTTGATGTCATTATCATTGATTCTCCCCCTGCCTTAGTCGTCACAGATGCTCATATTTTAGCTCCCAAGTGCGATGGTGTCGTATTTGTAATCCGCTCCGGTAAGACGAAGAAGGAGCTTGCACAGAAGGCTCTTACTTATTTGAAATATGCTAATGCTCATATTCTGGGGATTGTCCTCAACGATCAGCGAGATATGAAACGTGAAATTCAATATGGGTATGGCAATAAAGGGTAA
- a CDS encoding AgrD family cyclic lactone autoinducer peptide yields MNKRFAGVLATALGMAAVLFVTTACAGFVGHRPTAPAELLKK; encoded by the coding sequence ATGAATAAAAGATTTGCAGGCGTATTAGCAACAGCACTTGGAATGGCTGCTGTATTGTTCGTAACGACTGCTTGTGCAGGATTTGTTGGTCATCGTCCTACCGCACCAGCAGAGCTATTAAAAAAATAA
- a CDS encoding LytTR family transcriptional regulator DNA-binding domain-containing protein, with translation MHQPVTRDRNNESEVIMMDMAEVLYIQTEDGAVVFHTSSGRVYPLVPSLSMYSKHIEALGFYKLDRTNLVNMRKLKDFDEKRGLVYFDETSSADRQSAIVAFMNIGKLKDLITSWIERNLK, from the coding sequence ATGCATCAACCCGTCACAAGGGATCGGAACAACGAAAGTGAAGTCATCATGATGGATATGGCAGAAGTACTTTATATCCAGACAGAAGATGGAGCAGTCGTATTTCACACATCCAGCGGTCGGGTGTATCCACTCGTTCCATCTCTCAGCATGTACTCGAAGCACATCGAGGCACTAGGCTTTTACAAGCTTGATCGGACAAATTTAGTGAACATGCGCAAGCTTAAAGATTTCGATGAAAAGCGGGGTTTAGTCTATTTTGACGAAACCTCCTCAGCAGATAGACAAAGTGCTATTGTAGCCTTCATGAATATTGGAAAGCTTAAGGATTTGATTACATCCTGGATAGAACGTAATCTTAAATGA
- a CDS encoding accessory gene regulator ArgB-like protein, whose translation MIESLSERISGYVYRNNDRQHVNEDVMKYALISIMTNICTIVLSLSVGLILGMFKETCITLVVTAALRLLAGGHHVSSPLLCVILSAAVVAVVPFIPLALPLIYAFTVISVLLIWKFAPMGFKNNTNISDRSLNIMKIVAMALVLSNFFFQSEMLAVSWMIVSLTLIHFKGGETHE comes from the coding sequence ATGATAGAATCGCTTTCCGAGCGCATAAGTGGCTATGTTTACCGCAATAATGACCGTCAGCATGTTAATGAAGATGTTATGAAATATGCACTAATCTCCATTATGACGAACATATGCACTATAGTACTTAGCTTAAGTGTCGGGCTTATTCTTGGTATGTTTAAAGAAACTTGCATCACTCTAGTTGTGACTGCTGCGCTGAGGCTATTGGCTGGAGGTCATCACGTAAGCTCTCCGTTACTCTGTGTTATTCTTTCCGCTGCAGTTGTAGCTGTTGTTCCTTTTATTCCGTTAGCCCTGCCCTTGATTTATGCTTTTACCGTCATTAGCGTGCTTCTGATATGGAAATTCGCGCCGATGGGCTTTAAGAACAATACTAATATTTCTGATAGATCATTAAATATTATGAAAATTGTTGCTATGGCACTCGTTCTTTCGAATTTTTTCTTTCAATCGGAAATGCTGGCTGTTTCGTGGATGATCGTATCGCTTACGTTAATCCATTTCAAAGGAGGTGAAACTCATGAATAA